One Nicotiana tomentosiformis chromosome 1, ASM39032v3, whole genome shotgun sequence genomic window, AATTTGTTGACAAGATCTCTCTCATTCTGTTGAATGCGTGTTAATACTATTATCTATTACTAGTATTTGCTTGCAAATAGGACCACTTGTCACTAGATATAGAATAATCTCACCTCTTACTCTTGTGGTTGTTTGGTTTTGGAACAAATAAAAGATATACTAATATGATATCTTTATGAAATATTCTttcgtataatattttcttaaaacAAAACTAATATAGTTTAACACTCACTTAAAAAAATTCACTCTATTTGTAATATGGatatattttcatgacatttgcaatgacataatattcattataacaaatttgtggttcatgacatttgccatgacataatatccattataacaaatttgtggatcatgacatttgccatgacataatatccattattaggccaaggatttcttgctataaatagatgagtttctcctcatttgcaaatacacaaattcaagagcttttcactcttgtctttctttctcctcctttatttcattatagagtattttgtaagagagtgagtgttgggaaacacttgtgtgaaccctttttttggaatgatcttgtgaggttattctcttgtaTTTACTCTagttttgtactctcttttgtactcttgttggtatagtgaaattgcttctctctgcttgtggacgtaggttaccttgaccgaaccacgttaaatttgtttcttctttatattctttaattgcctttattatcaacttccattgtctttattattgtcattataccgttgtttggctaaattttgcactacccgggttcccgatcctacaaattggtatcagagccagatctaactgggttagtttaaatagccaaaatgactctaacaaagtcttatgttgagaaatttgaccgaagtgcaaacttcggaatgtggcaattaaagatggaagctatcctaattcaggatggcttagatttggcactgcaaggaaaagagaagatgccggataaaatgacggacgagaagtttgccgtcatagacaaaaaggcaaaagcatgtattattttaaatctttcaaatgaggttttgcgtgaagttgcagcagaaagatcagccaaaggcatatgagaaaaacttaaaaccctatatatgaaaagaacactAGAAAACAGGccttacctaaagcaaaaactctacactttttgtatggctgaaggtacctctatacttactcatcttgatacttttgattctcttcttatggatttaagtaacatagatgctgaaatcaaagatgaggatcaagttgtgttattgcttgtttccttaccccagtcgtttatacatataagagatactatgctttatggaaaggataatatctcttataaagatatcaaatctattttgaaatcaaaagaacaaatagatagagatattattGGGAAAACTAGTTAAAACTAAcaggaaggcttattcataagaggtagatccaataagaaagattcaggTAGTGaaaaacctaaatcaaggtcaaaatccagatacagaaatgtcatgtgcaaatattgtcataagaaaggtcacattatttctcaatgctttaaattgaaaaacaaagaaaaacataccaaaaaaaaaaaatgagcacaaaaatactgacactgccgaagcaagtgtagttgCTGATGAGACtaagggaactatttttttagcaactaataatagtttcaaatctaacaatgagtggattttagattatggttgttcttatcatatatcccagtcgggatttatttaccacatatgaatctattggaggtggagttgtcttgatgggcatcAATGATGtctgcaaagttattgaaaaaggtacagtccgaataaaaaatgcacgatggtgtggtgagaactctcaccgatgttaaatatgttcctgacttgaagaaaaatctcatctctttgggcactctagaatctcttgggtgcaagtacacatgtGAAGGtagagttctgaaaatttctcatggtgctcttgtgatcatgaaagcacgcagatctggtacgttgtatactcttttgggatctactgttacaggtgctgctgcagtttcaatatcagataaatcagattctgatatcactaaattgtggcatatgcgattggggcaaaTGAGTGAAAAAAGTCTTTTCATCCTCAGCAAAAGAgatctcttatgtggccaaagtatcGGAAATATGGAGTtatgtgaacattgtgtgttcgggaagcagaaaagagtcagcttcaaatctccagcgattcatagaacaaaaggtactttggattacattcattcagatctttggggtcctttacgtaccccatcaaaaggcgGTGCCAGGTATAttttaactttcattgatgattattcaaggaaagtttgggtttatttcctgaaaaataaaagtgatgttttcttaaatttcaaacaatgaaaaattttgattgagaagcaagcaggaaaacaggttaagcggcttagaacagataatggcttggaattttgtaatgatcaattcaacgaattttgcaagaataaaagaattgctcgacatcgtattgtgagaatgacacctcatcaaaatggtgtggcagaaaggatgaatagaactcttttggaaagggctcgttgcatgatttcaaatgctgggttaACAAATGCCTTTTgtgcagaagctatctctacagtttgttatattgtcaaccgagctccttcttcacctttgaactttaaaacTCTAGAGGAagtgtggtcaggtactcctgctaattattctgatttaaagatatttggttgtcctgcatacatgcatgtaaatgatgaaaaattagagtcaagggctaaaaagtgcattttccttgggtatgcatctggggcgaaaagataccgactatggtatcctgatcccatggaacaaaaatttataattagcagagatgtaaactttgatgaatcctctatgttacattctagaaaagagtcttctagttcttgtgatACATATAAAGGAAAGTGTAcacagaaccaggtggagattgagattggcattccttctgagccaagctcaccAACTTTGGAGTAAAATACAATTGAAACTCCTGAAGTAgagacagaagctgaaattcctgaagttgagactcctgaagttgaaccagaagaagaggagtattctatagccaaacataaacCAAGAAgggaaggtaaacaaccattaaggtttggagattatgttgcatttgctttttcagttgcacagaaaactgaagaaattggagaaccatcaaaatattcagaagcagtttctggtgctgactcagccaagtcgCTAATTGCAATGAAtaaagaaattgagtctctccacaagaatggtacttggtctcttgtgaaaccgccatcaggaaaaagaattgttggttgcaaatgggtcttcaggAAAAAGGACGGCATttcaggggttgaagatgcgagatataaggcacgattagttgcaaagggctatagtcaggtacaatgagttgattttaatgatattttctcacctgttgttaaacatagctctattcgtgtcttgcttgccttcgttgccatgtatgatttggaattagaacaacttgatattaagacagctttcttacatggcgaacttgaggaacaaatatacatgcatcaaaccgaaggatttgaaattaaaggaaaagaagatcatgtttgcttgttgaagaaatccttgtacggattaaagccgtctccaagacaatggtataaaaggtttgatttcttTATGTTGTTTCATAGTTATTCGAGGAGCAtatatgatagttgtgtttactttcggaagttaaatgatggttcatttgtgtacctattattatatgttgatgacatgctcattgttgttaaggatttaacagaaattcacaatttgaaaagtcagctgaaaagtgaatttgagatgaaagatttgggagcagctaagaaaatccttggctatggagatcaaaagagatcgaaaagctaacaggctatttctgacccagaagaagtacttggagaaagtcttggagaggtttggcatgaaagatgctaaaccagttagtacccctcttactgctcattttaagttattagCTGCTCGGTCCCCGCattcagaggaagaagagaggtacatggcacaggttTCTTATTCtagtgcagtcggcagtattatgtatgcaatggtttgtacacgtctagacatttcacaagcagtgagcgtggtaagctggtatatggcttgccctagtaaagcacattggcatgctgtgaaatggattctcagatacttgcgaggtacttcaaacacatgtttggagtttgggagaaatactaacactttggttgatTTTGTAGACTCAGAATATGCAGGTAATCCTGATAAAAGAAGATCACtaacaggctatgtattttgcatcggtggttgcgctattagttgaaaaactacattacaacatgtagtagctttatctactaccgaagcagaatatatggcagtgaccgaggcgatcaaagaagctttatggttgaagggtctatttgcggaactcagtttacaccaaagtggtattaccattttctgtgatagtcaaagtgccattcacttggctaaagatcaaatgtattatgagaggacgaagcacattgatataaaatatcatttcatccgagaaaccattgttgaaagaaaagtctctgttcagaagatcaacactagagacaatcctgctgacatgttcacaaaacctcttatagtgtccaagttcaagctttgcctcaacttgattggcatttatgaagaatgattttgcccattgggatTTTTACGGAGAAGGTGgggcaaatttactatatataagccgaaattaggccaaggtggagatttgtaatatggtcaaattttcatgacatttgccatgacataatatccattataacaaatttgtggttcatgacatttgccatgacataatatccattataacaaatttgtggatcatgacattttgccatgacataatatccattattaggacaaggatttcttgctataaatagaggagtttctcctcatttgaaaacataccaattcaagagcttttcactcttctctttctttctcctcctttatttcattatagagtaattttgtaagagagtgagtgttggaaaacacttgtgtgaaccctttctttggagtgatcttgtgaggttattctcttggggtatttggtaaTTAGAGTATTACTCTagttttgtactctcttttgtattctTGGTGGTATAGTGAAATTATTtttctccgcttgtggacgtaggtcaccttgaccgaactacgttaaatttgtgtcttttttatattctttaattgccgttattatcaacttctattgtctttgttattgtcattataccgttgtttggctaaattctgcactatccgggttcccgatcctaacactaTTAACAATACAAATTCGGGAAAACGgagtaatatttttaaaattttgtatttGTATTAATTAAGTGTTAAATTACAAAATTTAACACTGGATCAATGGTTAGAGCTAAGTGCTAACAATGCTTTGAAATGGAGCAACAATTTTGTTCAAAAACTAATTCACTAGTTAAAAAGTGAGATTTTTGCAATTTTGACCAGTTTGTACACATTAAACCATTTAATTAGAAAAAAAATTATCTAATATTTTTTTGCTTATGCTAGAATTTGAATCATGATCTCCTATTCCTTAACTTAACGTTCTATATTTCCGCGTATATATACCTAGTGAAACGCAGCTAAGACTTATTAGTAATTTAATAAGAAACCTCAAGACAATTGGGATTTAACGCGGTAATAGCAGCTCTCCCCTTTTGACCATTTTCCTTTTGTCCTAAGAAAATTTGGAATTTAATCAAACCTTTCATTTTCCCCCGCCGTTGAAACGTAAACCATAAGTCTAATAAATATCCTACTTATTCAAAATATTATCATAAAAAACAGAATATAACAAAAAATCTACTTGGATTTCTGGACCAATTGCAAAAGAAAAGATTAGTCACTCATCCAATAGTTTTTCAACATTTGTGTGTAACAATTTCATGCGTAACGGCCCACGGTAATAATACACTACTACTAGTCATACTCAATTATTATACAACAacagaaagaaaaaaattaattcaTTCTACAGTTATTTCATAAGAAGGAGAGAGAAAGtagataaaaaagaaataaaagaggagaaaataaataaataaataaccccccctcccccactAGTTTCGCCCCTTTTTCAGTGCTTTAACCCAAAAACTCTTATTCACAACTTTATTTTTTCCTTTACTAGCAATTCTccaacttcttcttcatcttctacCTTACAATTTTTCCTTACCATAAAACCAACGTAAACTTCTCTGTACCTTAAAAAACACAAACCTTTTTTGCCCTTCTTGtttttgtacttatttttttAATGGAGTTGATTGAGGCAAGAGCATTAAAATCCAGTTTTCTTTCGGACATGGCCATGAAAACTAGCCAACAGGTTTTTCTTGACGATATATGGTGTGTAACGGGTATTAATAACGTACCAAGTGATGATTTTTCAGTTGATGACCTTTTGGACTTTTCTGACAAAGATTTCAAAGATGGCCAGTCTTTACAAGAATTGCATGAAGATGATGAAAAAGACTCTTTTTCTGGCTCTTCACAGCACAGAAATTCtcaagtttcaaacttttcatgcATGGGTAGTTTTTCCGGCGAACTTCCTGTCCCGGTAACAATTTATGGCCAAAATTTGCaatttttttggtttatttttgtaAAGTTTGGTTTTTTATGAGAAACCCATTTCAACAGGTTGATGAATTGGAGAATCTTGAGTGGTTATCACAATTTGTGGATGATTCCACGTCGGAATTCTCCTTGTTGTGTCCTGCCGGCAGTTTCAAGGACAAAACCGGTGGCTTTCAAGTTTCCCGGTCCGAACCGGATGTAAGACCGGTTGTTCAGAAACTGAGAGTTCCATGTTTTCCTTTACCGGTTGTTCAGAAACCTAGAACCAAGCGGTCCAGACCGGCTGGAAGAAAATGGTCCTTTTCGTCACCAACAGTCTCCGCAGACTCGTGTTCACCCACCTCTTCATCATACGGTTCGTCACCGTTTCCTCCGGTTTTATTCGTGAACCCGGTTCTAGACGGCGACTTGTTTTGTAGCGTAGAAAAGCCGCCGTTGAAAAAGCCGAAAAAAATTTCAACAGCAGAGACCGGTTCGGGTCGTCGGTGTACTCATTGCCAGGTCCAGAAAACACCACAGTGGCGAGCCGGTCCATTGGGTCCAAAAACTTTGTGCAACGCTTGTGGTGTTAGATACAAATCCGGTCGGCTTTTTCCGGAATATAGACCGGCTTGTAGTCCGACTTTTTCTCAGGAAGTTCACTCGAATAGTCACCGGAAAGTTTTAGAGATGCGGCGGAAGAAGGAGAGCGGTGAGGTTACTGACTCCGGTCTAGCTTTCAACTTGTTGAGTTTTGAAATGAATGAGAACCCGGTTCATTCTGAACCGGTCTAAAATGGTCTTAGTGCGTCTGCGGTTCAAATGTGAAAATTTTGGTAAATTGTGGGTTGTAGGAGGGTAGACATAGAAATGTAGCGTATTTTAGGGAGGTTATTGTAATTTTACTTTTAGTATCTTTTTTCTATTCTCTTTTGTAGTATAAAAATCTAATTCATTTGCAGTTTAGTGGTCAATCTTATAGGAACTATtcatttgtttttaaatttttgtcttgATTAGGTTGGAATAATTCAAAATGGTTGAACGGTTTTTGACACTCGGTGAAAATCGACTTGCTTGACATATTTTACCGAGCCTTCAATTAAGATTTTAAAATGAATATCAATGTACATCACAAAAGAATAATTCTCCATACGCCAAAAGTAAGGTATATTTATTGCGGCACAAAGTACAATAATCCTGGGACCGAATGGTCATAGATTTTGCAAAATTATTTTGATAAATAcatgtttgttcataaattttattcaaattttgataaatttccaAAATTCAAAATCAGTTCAAGAGCTGGTTTTGGCTtaaaatattactattatatttttaaaaattactccaaatttttgtattttataaaaga contains:
- the LOC104121114 gene encoding GATA transcription factor 7-like; this translates as MELIEARALKSSFLSDMAMKTSQQVFLDDIWCVTGINNVPSDDFSVDDLLDFSDKDFKDGQSLQELHEDDEKDSFSGSSQHRNSQVSNFSCMGSFSGELPVPVDELENLEWLSQFVDDSTSEFSLLCPAGSFKDKTGGFQVSRSEPDVRPVVQKLRVPCFPLPVVQKPRTKRSRPAGRKWSFSSPTVSADSCSPTSSSYGSSPFPPVLFVNPVLDGDLFCSVEKPPLKKPKKISTAETGSGRRCTHCQVQKTPQWRAGPLGPKTLCNACGVRYKSGRLFPEYRPACSPTFSQEVHSNSHRKVLEMRRKKESGEVTDSGLAFNLLSFEMNENPVHSEPV